From Leptodactylus fuscus isolate aLepFus1 chromosome 11, aLepFus1.hap2, whole genome shotgun sequence, one genomic window encodes:
- the ZBTB34 gene encoding zinc finger and BTB domain-containing protein 34 yields MDSNSFIQFDVPEYSSTVLNQLNELRMQGKLCDIIVHIQGQPFRAHKAVLAASSPYFRDHSALSTMSGLTISVIKNPNVFEQLLSFCYTGRMSVQLKDVVSFLTAASFLQMQCVIDKCTQILESIHSKISVVGVGGEDGQSNHNGIKDDSYFANPVDISPPYSGHVRQSIVSNDLKMEGMANKSLRNRPQEEGQSDRGSSGSISEHEIQIEGEPEHADIVRENQITEVKVKTEKSDRPSCSDSSSLGDDGYHTEMVDGEQVVTLNVGSYGSVLQHAYSYSQAASQTTNISEPYGSVSNSSPSRSMLSCYRGGRVRPKRASQITSEVQNVIQSPENETVVSTPAYENSPRERSTRGYWHPYNERLICIYCGKTFNQKGSLDRHMRLHMGITPFVCKFCGKKYTRKDQLEYHIRGHTDDKPFRCEVCGKCFPFQGTLNQHLRKNHPGVAEVRNRIESPERTEAFVDQSDVSVPEVNMDSSIEIHAVTTTPE; encoded by the coding sequence ATGGACAGCAACAGCTTCATCCAGTTTGATGTGCCGGAGTACAGTAGTACAGTCCTAAACCAGCTCAATGAGCTTCGTATGCAGGGAAAGTTGTGCGACATAATCGTCCACATTCAAGGTCAGCCTTTCCGCGCACACAAGGCAGTCCTTGCCGCCAGCTCTCCTTATTTCCGTGACCATTCAGCGCTAAGTACCATGAGTGGCCTAACGATATCGGTTATCAAAAACCCCAATGTTTTTGAACAATTACTGTCATTTTGCTACACTGGAAGAATGTCCGTACAGCTAAAGGATGTTGTGAGCTTCCTAACTGCAGCCAGCTTTCTCCAAATGCAATGTGTCATCGACAAGTGCACCCAGATCCTAGAGAGCATCCACTCAAAAATTAGTGTGGTAGGAGTAGGTGGAGAAGACGGTCAAAGTAACCATAATGGTATCAAGGATGATAGTTACTTTGCAAACCCAGTGGACATATCTCCTCCCTATAGTGGGCATGTGAGACAGTCGATTGTAAGTAATGACCTAAAAATGGAAGGCATGGCCAACAAAAGTCTAAGGAACCGTCCTCAAGAAGAGGGGCAGTCGGACAGAGGCAGCAGCGGCAGCATTTCAGAACACGAAATTCAGATAGAAGGAGAACCTGAACATGCCGACATAGTAAGAGAGAATCAAATAACGGAAGTTAAAGTGAAAACCGAGAAGTCGGATCGGCCAAGTTGCTCTGACAGCTCCTCGCTTGGTGATGACGGCTACCACACTGAAATGGTTGATGGAGAGCAAGTGGTGACATTGAATGTAGGTTCCTACGGGTCTGTATTGCAACATGCATATTCCTATTCACAAGCTGCTTCCCAAACTACCAACATATCCGAGCCCTATGGTAGCGTGAGCAACTCTAGTCCTTCCAGATCCATGTTGAGCTGCTATCGAGGTGGCCGTGTACGCCCAAAGCGAGCATCGCAGATAACCAGCGAGGTGCAAAATGTCATCCAAAGTCCTGAAAATGAAACGGTTGTGAGCACACCAGCTTACGAGAACAGCCCACGCGAGAGGTCAACTCGAGGCTACTGGCATCCATACAATGAGAGACTCATCTGCATCTACTGTGGCAAGACTTTCAACCAAAAGGGGAGTCTTGATCGTCACATGCGTCTTCATATGGGCATCACCCCTTTTGTATGCAAGTTTTGTGGCAAGAAATACACGCGCAAAGACCAACTGGAGTACCACATACGAGGGCATACGGATGACAAGCCTTTCCGGTGTGAAGTTTGTGGCAAGTGCTTCCCCTTCCAAGGCACGCTCAATCAACATTTACGGAAAAACCACCCAGGGGTGGCAGAGGTGAGGAACCGGATCGAGTCGCCCGAGAGAACAGAAGCTTTCGTAGACCAAAGTGATGTTTCAGTACCAGAAGTGAACATGGACTCGAGTATTGAGATTCACGCAGTCACTACCACACCTGAATAA